A single window of Hyphomicrobiales bacterium DNA harbors:
- a CDS encoding Multiple sugar transport system substrate-binding protein, which yields MYHAPRRPLSRRRLIQIAAAAGGVLALGRQADAQDRNAPASLKRGGTTLQMRAWERYPAADIPGLNRYLDATPGLSVEWVSTPYSRYRDRMIAEFISSAPLDIVQLPESEIAAWADSGWLKPLDGTTGLDKLLAAATPAAREGVKGVDGKVYGLPYLSDAFGFAYDEDTLHKAGFDKPASNLDELKTQMLAVKKAGIDEFPLSLAMKRQPGNFWSLWATVFASGGDLFDADNQPVFDKADNPLKAVLEWYAAALNEWKIVGQEDMQRDWGAARTGIRTGIVKFGYMAQYALAEFNVWPDSKVAGKIKMALVPGLGPQCIATVSYAHSVGIAATTKAPDQAWKLLEYYAGTDKKGQFTLPKERLLGEGGRSPYPALYQDPAVKELVAKMTGGNDSDFQKLSSISRLRQATKTAWYAEWELFMMAQFQEAMMGRTGIADAIKKTADEARRLAKA from the coding sequence ATGTATCACGCCCCACGGAGGCCCTTGTCGCGCCGCCGCCTGATCCAAATTGCCGCCGCTGCCGGCGGAGTTCTTGCTCTGGGGCGTCAGGCAGACGCCCAGGACCGCAACGCGCCGGCTTCCCTCAAACGCGGGGGCACTACCCTGCAAATGCGTGCCTGGGAGCGTTATCCGGCCGCCGATATTCCCGGCCTCAATCGCTATCTCGATGCAACACCGGGCCTTTCCGTCGAATGGGTGAGCACGCCCTATTCGCGCTACCGCGACCGCATGATCGCGGAGTTCATATCGTCAGCACCCCTCGACATCGTGCAGCTCCCCGAAAGCGAGATCGCGGCCTGGGCCGACAGTGGATGGCTCAAGCCTCTCGATGGCACCACCGGTCTCGATAAACTGCTCGCCGCCGCCACGCCCGCAGCGCGGGAAGGTGTCAAAGGCGTTGACGGCAAGGTCTACGGCCTGCCCTATCTCAGTGATGCGTTCGGCTTCGCCTATGATGAGGATACATTGCACAAGGCCGGCTTTGACAAGCCCGCGAGTAATCTCGACGAGCTCAAGACCCAGATGCTTGCGGTCAAGAAAGCGGGCATCGACGAATTTCCGCTCAGTCTCGCCATGAAGCGCCAGCCCGGTAACTTCTGGAGCCTTTGGGCGACGGTGTTCGCCTCTGGCGGAGACTTGTTCGACGCGGACAATCAACCCGTCTTCGATAAAGCCGACAATCCATTGAAGGCAGTCCTCGAATGGTACGCCGCGGCCCTCAATGAATGGAAGATCGTGGGCCAGGAGGATATGCAACGCGACTGGGGCGCGGCGCGCACAGGCATTCGGACAGGGATCGTCAAGTTCGGCTACATGGCGCAGTACGCCCTGGCAGAATTCAACGTCTGGCCGGATTCAAAGGTTGCCGGGAAGATCAAGATGGCCCTGGTGCCCGGTCTGGGGCCCCAATGCATCGCGACCGTAAGTTACGCCCATAGCGTCGGCATCGCCGCGACGACGAAAGCCCCGGATCAAGCGTGGAAATTGCTCGAATATTACGCGGGAACCGACAAAAAAGGGCAGTTCACCTTGCCGAAAGAGCGGCTGCTTGGTGAGGGGGGACGTTCTCCCTACCCGGCCCTCTATCAGGACCCGGCGGTGAAAGAGCTCGTAGCCAAGATGACGGGCGGAAACGACAGTGACTTCCAGAAACTTTCAAGCATTTCCCGCCTGCGCCAAGCGACGAAGACCGCGTGGTACGCCGAATGGGAACTCTTCATGATGGCCCAATTCCAGGAGGCCATGATGGGCCGCACGGGTATTGCCGATGCGATCAAGAAGACAGCCGACGAAGCGCGCCGCCTGGCCAAGGCCTGA